The following proteins are encoded in a genomic region of Terriglobales bacterium:
- a CDS encoding chorismate mutase: MDIADWRKKIDELDRQMVELLNQRASAAQEIGRLKRNTKLPIYEPDREKQVFENVRALNRGPLPSHELQHIFERIIDVMRALQKEEIQPKTEAPKGETEFDIEVND; this comes from the coding sequence ATGGACATCGCAGACTGGCGAAAGAAAATTGACGAGCTTGACCGTCAGATGGTTGAGCTGTTGAACCAGCGTGCAAGCGCGGCGCAGGAGATTGGCCGGTTGAAACGCAACACGAAATTGCCAATCTACGAACCGGACCGGGAGAAGCAGGTTTTTGAGAATGTGCGCGCCCTGAATCGCGGGCCGCTGCCCAGCCACGAGTTGCAGCATATTTTCGAGCGCATTATTGACGTGATGCGCGCACTGCAAAAAGAAGAAATTCAGCCCAAAACCGAAGCACCCAAGGGCGAGACCGAATTCGATATAGAAGTAAACGACTGA
- the trpA gene encoding tryptophan synthase subunit alpha → MPLNFTSNPFLVVYVTCGDPSLAASKEIILSAISAGADVIELGVPFSDPVADGPVIQRASERALANHTKLSDVLQLAEEIRNAESRVGLIVFSYYNPVLRYGLERFCDDARAAGVDGALITDLTVEEAGDYIAAMRKRDLATVFLAAPTSTDPRLKRIAAASRGFVYAVSRTGVTGTQHKLAEDAGELVRRVKKFTKLPVAVGFGISNSEQFHAAGKFADGIVVGSAIVQTIEQNASTGHAAKAVGEFIRGLKKQSAVSAQHSAK, encoded by the coding sequence ATGCCTCTTAATTTCACATCAAACCCATTCCTGGTTGTCTACGTTACTTGTGGCGATCCTAGTCTGGCGGCCAGCAAAGAGATTATCTTGTCGGCCATTAGCGCCGGAGCGGACGTCATCGAACTAGGTGTCCCGTTTTCCGACCCCGTCGCCGACGGACCGGTGATTCAGCGCGCCAGCGAGCGTGCCCTGGCCAACCACACGAAGCTGAGTGATGTCTTGCAGCTCGCGGAAGAGATCAGGAATGCCGAGAGCCGGGTGGGGCTGATTGTTTTTTCTTACTACAACCCTGTACTGCGCTACGGGCTGGAGCGTTTTTGTGACGACGCCCGGGCCGCAGGCGTGGATGGCGCTTTGATCACCGACCTCACCGTCGAAGAGGCCGGCGACTACATTGCCGCCATGCGCAAACGCGATTTGGCCACAGTATTTTTGGCCGCGCCCACCAGCACTGATCCCCGCTTGAAACGCATTGCCGCAGCCTCGCGCGGCTTTGTTTATGCGGTTTCGCGCACTGGAGTTACCGGGACCCAGCACAAGCTGGCAGAGGATGCGGGCGAACTGGTCCGAAGGGTAAAAAAGTTCACGAAGCTGCCGGTTGCGGTCGGGTTCGGCATCTCCAATTCCGAGCAATTCCACGCCGCCGGCAAATTCGCCGACGGCATCGTAGTGGGCAGTGCCATTGTGCAGACCATCGAGCAGAATGCTTCCACCGGTCATGCCGCAAAGGCGGTCGGTGAGTTTATTCGTGGGTTAAAAAAGCAATCAGCAGTCAGCGCTCAGCATTCGGCAAAATAA